The Phycisphaerales bacterium genome includes a region encoding these proteins:
- a CDS encoding PKD domain-containing protein, translated as MPDYMNAVYGQSDIWNAFELHSGRRYPWDYFGYHFYIQQGEALLTSRLAAYFQNVRFWKSWYGDTTPIMVTEFGWNTQAVSAALQAENLTTTYDWLRAQPDVVAAYWYQWNDGDGGWGLTYSLGNPKLAYYAFAAQCGQVNAPVADFTATPLVGAAPLPVVFRHEAVGLIDSHLWDFGDGATSTDAHPTYTYNVPGNYDVTLTVTGPGGADTLTRPAYVRVGSIADLDGNGAADLHDVASFALCYNGAEPTIPDGCACEDAPPPAPVATHTLAPTLAALPQAISASDLLHGRLGTREAGGFHAATPGGEQGGLTSLTDGIAGSGAQAVLADYSRPALQVRYDFEPAVDLGALRVFSANADGRVFQYYDVWVATAGTPGWLPLVMGVATGGFGQVNSGQFSAGLTEVVPDGLGPLATRVAALRLVFYGVSTVDPPGVFWDPWDASEPEDVDGQPRAYVAPILKEVDVFAYDGPPLLRNAADLNRDGSTDHADVALLFAHLTGPHGE; from the coding sequence ATGCCGGACTACATGAACGCCGTCTATGGGCAGTCGGACATCTGGAATGCGTTCGAGTTGCACTCCGGGCGGCGCTACCCGTGGGATTACTTCGGTTACCACTTCTACATTCAACAAGGCGAAGCGCTGCTGACGTCCCGCCTCGCGGCGTACTTCCAGAACGTGCGCTTCTGGAAGAGCTGGTACGGCGACACGACGCCCATCATGGTTACCGAGTTCGGCTGGAACACGCAGGCCGTCAGTGCGGCTTTGCAGGCCGAGAACCTGACGACCACCTACGACTGGCTGCGGGCGCAGCCGGACGTGGTGGCGGCCTATTGGTACCAGTGGAACGACGGTGATGGCGGGTGGGGTCTCACGTACAGTCTCGGGAACCCGAAACTGGCGTACTATGCCTTCGCGGCCCAGTGTGGCCAGGTGAACGCTCCCGTGGCGGATTTCACCGCCACGCCCCTGGTCGGGGCAGCGCCGCTGCCGGTCGTGTTTCGGCATGAAGCTGTGGGGCTGATCGATAGCCACCTGTGGGACTTCGGCGATGGAGCCACAAGCACCGACGCTCATCCCACGTACACCTACAACGTACCGGGCAACTACGACGTCACCTTGACCGTCACCGGCCCCGGCGGCGCAGATACGCTCACCCGCCCGGCCTATGTGCGAGTAGGCAGCATTGCCGACCTGGATGGCAACGGTGCGGCCGATCTGCACGATGTGGCGAGCTTCGCACTGTGCTACAACGGCGCGGAGCCCACGATTCCCGACGGCTGCGCCTGTGAGGATGCCCCACCGCCGGCCCCGGTCGCTACGCATACGCTCGCTCCGACTCTCGCGGCACTGCCGCAGGCGATCTCTGCGAGCGATCTTCTGCATGGGCGGCTCGGCACGCGCGAGGCCGGAGGTTTTCACGCGGCTACGCCGGGCGGCGAGCAGGGCGGTTTGACAAGTTTGACGGACGGCATCGCCGGCAGCGGCGCGCAGGCGGTGCTCGCCGACTACTCCCGGCCGGCGCTGCAGGTACGCTACGACTTTGAGCCCGCCGTGGACCTGGGGGCACTCCGCGTATTCAGCGCCAACGCCGATGGCCGCGTTTTCCAGTACTACGACGTCTGGGTCGCAACGGCGGGCACGCCGGGCTGGCTACCGCTCGTGATGGGTGTCGCGACCGGCGGCTTTGGGCAGGTGAACAGCGGTCAGTTCAGCGCCGGGCTCACCGAGGTCGTGCCTGACGGTCTCGGGCCGCTCGCGACCCGGGTTGCAGCCCTGCGACTGGTCTTCTACGGTGTTTCGACCGTCGATCCCCCGGGGGTCTTCTGGGATCCGTGGGACGCCAGTGAACCCGAGGATGTCGACGGCCAGCCCCGCGCCTATGTCGCGCCCATTCTCAAGGAGGTCGATGTCTTTGCGTATGACGGTCCGCCGCTGCTGCGGAATGCGGCCGATCTGAATCGCGACGGTAGCACTGATCACGCGGATGTCGCGCTGCTGTTCGCGCACCTCACAGGCCCCCACGGCGAGTAA
- a CDS encoding CocE/NonD family hydrolase, producing MSPAPLVVPPGVARVVLLVLLGGCAGRATAQAGPESQPAATEIRLRFNERIPMRDGITLSATLYGPADPAAPPRPVICTLTPYIADNYHPWALHFAKNGYAFAAVDLRGRGNSGGTFEPFVHDPADGHDVVEWLAEQPWCDGRVALWGSSYMGFNQWATLRAAPRHLATILPVAAAYPGIDFPIFKNISSPYNIRWLTMTSGVTMNNDISGDAEHYWISRLTAFYRAHRPFRELDSFIGNPSVNFQRWVAHPTTGPYWDATVPAADHFAAIDLPILTITGHYDADQWGALEFYRRHMAHGPPAATARHYLIIGPWDHGGCVNPRAEFKGLAFGAAAVIDMRALQLAWYDWTLRDGPRPELLSHRVAYYVPGSGAECWRHADSLAHVTAGMQPWFLQAAPAPRHELFRSGTLSPAPPPGDAAPSEYTYDPLDITPAEFEQTPRPNTITDQSVVYTLGGRGVIFHTPPLDAPLELAGVPRLTVWIELDVPDTDFVATLSELLPDGTSVMLSSDSLRARYRDSPTAEELVQPGRVERYTFDQFNFFARRVQRGSRLRLVLHAPNSIFAQKNYNSGGVVADETAADARTARVRVYHDSRYPSVLELPLGHAADSIAARANSEQPLP from the coding sequence ATGTCGCCTGCACCTCTCGTTGTTCCTCCCGGCGTGGCGCGCGTCGTACTGCTGGTTCTGCTTGGTGGCTGTGCCGGTCGCGCAACGGCACAGGCCGGTCCCGAGTCGCAACCCGCGGCCACCGAGATTCGCCTGCGCTTCAACGAGCGCATTCCCATGCGCGATGGCATTACGCTGTCGGCCACACTCTACGGTCCCGCTGACCCGGCTGCACCGCCGCGGCCGGTGATTTGCACGCTCACGCCCTACATCGCCGACAACTATCACCCCTGGGCCTTGCACTTTGCGAAGAACGGTTATGCCTTCGCCGCCGTCGACCTGCGTGGCCGCGGCAACTCCGGCGGTACGTTTGAACCGTTCGTCCACGATCCGGCCGATGGCCACGACGTGGTCGAGTGGCTCGCAGAACAGCCCTGGTGCGATGGCCGCGTCGCACTCTGGGGCTCGTCCTACATGGGCTTCAACCAGTGGGCCACGCTGCGGGCGGCGCCACGCCACCTTGCCACGATCCTGCCCGTGGCCGCAGCTTATCCCGGCATCGATTTTCCCATCTTCAAGAACATCTCGTCACCTTACAACATCCGCTGGCTCACGATGACGAGTGGCGTGACGATGAACAACGACATCAGCGGCGATGCGGAGCACTACTGGATCTCCCGCCTCACCGCCTTCTACCGCGCACACCGCCCGTTCCGCGAACTGGACAGCTTCATCGGCAACCCGTCCGTGAATTTCCAGCGCTGGGTCGCGCATCCGACTACGGGGCCCTACTGGGACGCCACCGTCCCCGCTGCCGATCACTTCGCTGCGATCGATCTGCCGATCCTCACCATCACCGGTCACTACGACGCCGATCAATGGGGGGCGCTCGAGTTCTACCGCCGCCACATGGCGCACGGCCCGCCCGCGGCGACCGCCCGCCACTACCTCATCATCGGGCCTTGGGACCATGGTGGCTGTGTCAACCCGCGGGCGGAGTTCAAGGGGCTCGCCTTTGGGGCGGCCGCGGTGATCGACATGCGCGCCCTGCAATTGGCGTGGTACGACTGGACGCTGCGTGACGGTCCGCGCCCGGAGCTGCTGAGTCACCGCGTCGCCTACTATGTCCCGGGTTCCGGTGCGGAGTGCTGGCGCCACGCGGACTCGCTGGCCCACGTCACCGCGGGGATGCAGCCGTGGTTTCTGCAGGCCGCGCCCGCGCCGCGACACGAGCTCTTCCGGTCCGGCACACTGAGTCCCGCGCCACCCCCGGGCGACGCTGCGCCATCCGAGTACACCTATGACCCTCTCGACATTACGCCCGCTGAGTTTGAGCAGACGCCACGACCCAACACGATCACGGATCAGTCGGTGGTCTACACACTCGGCGGTCGCGGCGTCATCTTTCACACGCCACCCCTTGACGCGCCGCTGGAATTGGCCGGCGTCCCGCGGCTGACCGTCTGGATCGAACTCGATGTCCCCGACACGGACTTCGTCGCTACTCTCTCCGAGTTACTGCCCGATGGCACGAGCGTCATGCTCAGTAGCGACTCGCTGCGGGCCCGCTATCGGGACTCGCCCACGGCCGAGGAACTCGTCCAACCCGGGCGCGTCGAACGCTACACCTTCGACCAGTTCAATTTCTTCGCCCGGCGGGTGCAGCGTGGCAGCCGCTTGCGACTGGTCCTGCACGCGCCGAACTCGATCTTCGCCCAAAAGAACTACAACTCCGGCGGGGTGGTGGCCGACGAGACCGCCGCCGATGCCCGGACAGCCCGCGTGCGGGTTTACCACGACTCCCGGTACCCGAGTGTGCTCGAATTGCCATTGGGGCACGCCGCGGACTCCATCGCCGCCCGCGCGAACAGCGAACAACCTTTGCCGTAA
- a CDS encoding DUF1569 domain-containing protein produces MTTVNTKTAVRRRLRFETLDELLAEIERLNTAERAGRLRRSGNWTFGQTLGHLATWIDYSYEGYPLRVPWFVRFVMRFKVKRYLRDGMESGLRIPRTPGGTYGIEALETEEGMQRLRAAVARLQSEPV; encoded by the coding sequence ATGACGACCGTGAACACCAAAACGGCCGTAAGGCGCCGACTGCGGTTTGAGACTCTGGACGAACTGCTCGCTGAGATCGAGCGGCTCAACACGGCCGAGCGGGCGGGTCGTCTGCGGCGGTCGGGCAACTGGACATTCGGGCAGACACTTGGACATCTAGCGACCTGGATCGACTACTCCTATGAGGGCTATCCGCTGCGCGTACCGTGGTTCGTGCGGTTCGTCATGCGTTTCAAGGTCAAGCGCTACCTGCGTGACGGGATGGAAAGCGGCCTTCGGATTCCGCGGACGCCGGGTGGAACATACGGCATCGAGGCGCTCGAGACAGAGGAAGGGATGCAGCGACTGCGCGCAGCGGTCGCTCGGCTTCAAAGCGAACCGGTGTAA
- a CDS encoding PQQ-dependent sugar dehydrogenase, whose translation MKPSPTTLLIALCGALLATSIVHAATPLTTVRVATGLNRPIYVTAPPGDDNRLFIVEKAGVIKILDLGSGVLLGTPFLNIDPLVGGGTTNNSEQGLLGLAFHPNYAGNGWFYVNYTNNAGSTVVARYTVSANPNIADPGSATLLLTIAQPQANHNGGWLDFGPHDGYLYIATGDGGGSGDTDAGHTPGVGNSQDITNNLLGKMLRIDVDGDDFPADPNRNYAIPATNPFVGLTGDHEIWSFGLRNPWRPSFDRLTGDLYIADVGQASWEEVNFQPAESPGGENYGWRCREGAHNFNTSGDCSQTPFTEPIHEYARGGNPFRCAITGGYVYRGCAIPDLRGTYFFGDFCSRQVWSFRYAGAFIPVAQDRTAELAPGGGLSIDSIVSFGEDARGELYIVKQGNLANTGEVYRITPGGPTEPPTPYDYDNNGFVEFLDARAFLVCMLGPGVAYADCLCDVFDNGEGAVDLVALRGLQLAYGG comes from the coding sequence ATGAAGCCCAGTCCTACGACACTGTTGATTGCTCTTTGTGGTGCGCTGCTGGCCACGTCCATCGTTCACGCCGCCACGCCCCTTACCACGGTGCGCGTGGCAACCGGCCTCAACCGACCGATCTATGTGACGGCCCCGCCGGGCGATGACAATCGCCTCTTCATCGTCGAGAAGGCCGGCGTCATCAAGATCCTGGATCTTGGCAGCGGCGTGCTCCTCGGCACGCCCTTCCTCAACATCGATCCTCTCGTCGGCGGGGGTACAACGAACAACAGCGAGCAGGGCCTGCTCGGCCTCGCTTTTCACCCGAACTATGCCGGCAACGGCTGGTTCTACGTCAACTACACCAACAACGCCGGCAGCACCGTCGTCGCCCGCTACACCGTCTCTGCGAATCCCAACATCGCCGACCCCGGCAGCGCCACCCTGCTTCTGACCATTGCCCAGCCGCAGGCCAACCACAACGGCGGTTGGCTCGACTTCGGCCCCCACGACGGCTACCTCTACATCGCAACCGGCGACGGCGGTGGCAGCGGTGACACGGACGCCGGCCATACACCGGGAGTCGGCAACTCGCAGGACATCACCAACAACCTGCTCGGCAAGATGTTGCGCATCGACGTCGACGGCGACGATTTTCCTGCCGATCCAAACCGCAACTACGCCATCCCTGCGACCAATCCCTTCGTGGGCCTGACCGGCGATCACGAAATCTGGTCGTTCGGCCTGCGCAACCCCTGGCGACCCAGTTTTGACCGCCTCACCGGTGATCTCTACATCGCCGACGTCGGCCAGGCGTCCTGGGAGGAAGTGAACTTTCAGCCGGCCGAGAGCCCGGGGGGCGAGAATTATGGCTGGCGCTGCCGTGAAGGCGCGCACAACTTCAACACTTCCGGGGACTGCTCACAGACGCCCTTCACCGAGCCGATCCACGAGTACGCCCGCGGCGGCAATCCTTTCCGCTGCGCCATCACGGGTGGCTACGTCTACCGCGGTTGCGCCATTCCGGACCTCCGCGGTACGTACTTCTTCGGCGACTTTTGCAGCCGGCAGGTCTGGTCGTTCCGCTACGCCGGGGCGTTCATCCCCGTCGCACAGGACCGCACGGCCGAACTCGCACCCGGCGGTGGTCTGAGCATCGACTCGATCGTGTCATTCGGTGAGGATGCGCGCGGGGAGCTGTACATCGTCAAACAGGGCAATCTCGCGAACACGGGTGAAGTCTACCGCATCACCCCGGGGGGCCCCACGGAGCCACCCACGCCGTATGACTACGACAACAATGGGTTCGTCGAGTTCCTCGATGCACGGGCCTTCCTCGTCTGCATGCTGGGTCCCGGGGTGGCCTACGCGGATTGCCTGTGCGACGTGTTCGACAACGGGGAAGGCGCGGTCGACCTGGTGGCCCTGCGCGGCCTGCAGTTGGCATACGGCGGATAG
- a CDS encoding glycosyltransferase family 39 protein — MPPSAENTTAPDTVSRPSPALPIILLLVAAYAAAIYLPFLGTGRMLTSHEGMVAHPALRILSDGVWIVPPYAAGHWLDKQPLVNWLAAVCFAVAGGFSEFAARLPAALSAILLCLLVTVVAARFETRRAALLAGLAQASMVYLYMQGRLGEVDTTFALLVTAAHFVLLWHWGKGTWHLPWKAAVLFHVVLALAVLTKGFLAVVLVGLTILALCWLAQTWQPLRVVVVTPAVLLFVLIAGGWHLAAYLAVGQEALDQWRYNSVLRFFGLHHLQPKTFFLYLYTVPWMVLPCGAALVIAAPRLRRAARAPDGYVDRFVWAAFFAGMLFLMLSFHKAKHYVVPVLPVLTLLIGRVLDWHVEIKGRAAQVFYASVFSVALLAFGLVSGVVMPARDHRRPTVEFAQRVTGDLPADAVLLVTGLGQHAVYPYLAHPRIVYADEPEAIRRLIAERGGAPLWALTVQKRMPDAEKLGLQFEELAREEPRRKLNPGDELVFGRLLGFVASGHRSQPTTAKDDAASP, encoded by the coding sequence GTGCCCCCTTCCGCCGAAAACACGACCGCGCCAGACACGGTGTCGCGCCCATCGCCGGCCCTGCCCATCATCCTCTTGCTCGTGGCTGCGTATGCCGCCGCAATCTATCTGCCCTTTCTCGGCACCGGCCGGATGCTGACTTCGCACGAGGGGATGGTCGCGCACCCGGCGCTGAGGATTCTGTCGGACGGGGTGTGGATCGTGCCGCCGTACGCGGCCGGTCACTGGCTGGACAAGCAGCCACTGGTCAACTGGCTCGCGGCAGTTTGTTTTGCTGTGGCCGGCGGTTTCAGTGAGTTTGCCGCGCGGTTGCCGGCGGCGCTGAGTGCCATCTTGCTGTGCCTGCTGGTGACGGTGGTGGCTGCACGGTTCGAAACGCGGCGGGCGGCGCTGCTGGCGGGGCTGGCGCAGGCCTCGATGGTGTACCTGTACATGCAGGGGCGGCTCGGCGAAGTCGATACCACTTTCGCGCTGCTGGTCACGGCGGCGCATTTCGTACTGCTGTGGCACTGGGGGAAGGGCACGTGGCACCTGCCGTGGAAGGCCGCGGTGCTGTTTCACGTTGTGCTCGCGTTAGCCGTTCTGACGAAGGGCTTTCTCGCGGTCGTCCTGGTGGGGCTCACCATTCTCGCACTGTGCTGGCTTGCCCAGACGTGGCAGCCGCTGCGCGTTGTCGTGGTGACACCGGCGGTGCTGCTGTTCGTGCTGATTGCGGGCGGCTGGCACCTGGCGGCCTACCTGGCGGTGGGCCAGGAAGCGCTCGACCAGTGGCGGTACAACTCGGTGCTGCGATTTTTCGGGCTTCATCACCTGCAGCCGAAGACCTTCTTCCTGTATTTGTACACCGTTCCTTGGATGGTGCTGCCGTGCGGAGCCGCACTGGTGATCGCCGCGCCGCGTCTGCGGCGCGCCGCCCGCGCGCCGGATGGGTACGTGGACCGCTTTGTCTGGGCCGCCTTCTTCGCCGGCATGCTGTTCCTGATGCTCTCGTTTCACAAGGCCAAGCACTACGTGGTGCCGGTGTTGCCGGTGCTGACCCTCCTGATTGGGCGCGTGCTCGATTGGCACGTCGAGATCAAGGGGCGCGCCGCGCAGGTGTTCTACGCCAGCGTGTTCTCGGTCGCCCTGCTCGCGTTCGGACTCGTCAGTGGCGTGGTGATGCCGGCACGTGATCACCGCCGCCCCACGGTGGAGTTTGCGCAGCGCGTGACGGGTGATTTGCCGGCCGACGCAGTGCTGCTCGTGACGGGGTTGGGGCAGCACGCGGTCTATCCGTACCTTGCGCATCCACGGATCGTCTACGCGGATGAGCCCGAAGCCATTCGGCGCCTCATTGCCGAACGGGGCGGCGCACCGCTTTGGGCGTTGACGGTGCAGAAGCGCATGCCGGATGCCGAGAAGCTCGGGCTGCAATTCGAGGAGTTGGCGCGGGAGGAGCCCCGGCGCAAACTCAACCCGGGCGACGAGCTGGTGTTCGGGCGATTGCTCGGGTTCGTCGCGTCGGGCCACCGCAGCCAGCCGACGACGGCGAAAGACGATGCCGCCTCACCGTAG
- a CDS encoding glycine C-acetyltransferase has translation MQTTLERTLASELQALRASGQYKQANELQKPQAPRTRMDGRDIVMLSSNNYLGLADHPRVVAAAHEALDKFGLGTASVRFICGTMTCHLELERKICDFIGCEAATTFISCWDANVGLMPTLASSAEDAIFTDALNHASIIDAIRLSKAQRFIYKHGDLAELETMLKGAQARNRVIITDGVFSMEGDVADLPRLKELANAHDAVLVVDESHATGVLGATGRGTAEHFGVIDHNTVQTSTLGKALGGSCGGYVAGSKVICDYLVQKSRPQLFSNALPPAVCYGAMAAIEVLRAEPQRLDRLRANTQRFRAGIAELGLHSIPGITPIVPIIVGETPTAIQMQQALLNEGVFVSGFGFPVVPRGEARLRCQISAGHDFADIDFALTAIRRVAEKFPAARHA, from the coding sequence ATGCAGACGACCCTCGAACGGACCCTCGCGAGCGAACTGCAAGCCCTGCGCGCGAGCGGGCAGTACAAGCAGGCCAACGAGCTCCAGAAACCGCAAGCACCACGCACGCGCATGGACGGGCGCGACATCGTCATGCTCTCGTCCAACAATTACCTCGGCCTCGCGGATCATCCGCGCGTGGTCGCCGCAGCCCACGAAGCTCTCGACAAGTTCGGCCTGGGCACGGCCTCGGTCCGCTTCATCTGCGGGACGATGACCTGCCATCTCGAACTCGAACGCAAGATCTGCGACTTCATCGGCTGCGAAGCCGCGACTACGTTCATCAGTTGCTGGGATGCCAACGTGGGCCTCATGCCCACCCTGGCATCCTCGGCGGAAGATGCGATTTTTACCGATGCCCTGAATCACGCCTCGATCATCGACGCCATTCGCCTGAGCAAGGCGCAGCGATTCATCTACAAGCACGGCGATCTCGCCGAACTCGAGACCATGCTCAAGGGGGCCCAAGCCCGCAACCGTGTCATCATCACCGACGGTGTGTTCAGCATGGAGGGCGACGTCGCCGACCTGCCACGCCTCAAGGAGCTCGCGAACGCCCATGACGCGGTGCTCGTGGTGGATGAATCGCACGCCACCGGCGTTCTCGGCGCCACCGGACGCGGCACGGCCGAGCACTTCGGCGTCATTGATCACAACACCGTGCAGACGAGCACGCTGGGCAAGGCGCTGGGCGGATCGTGCGGCGGTTATGTGGCCGGCTCCAAGGTCATCTGCGATTACCTCGTGCAGAAATCCCGCCCGCAACTCTTCAGCAATGCACTGCCGCCGGCCGTGTGCTACGGCGCCATGGCTGCCATCGAAGTGCTGCGCGCCGAGCCCCAGCGACTGGATCGGCTGCGCGCCAACACCCAGCGCTTCCGTGCGGGCATCGCCGAACTGGGACTCCACTCGATTCCCGGGATCACCCCGATCGTGCCGATCATCGTCGGCGAAACCCCGACCGCTATTCAGATGCAGCAGGCGCTCCTCAACGAGGGCGTTTTCGTGAGCGGCTTTGGCTTTCCCGTGGTGCCGCGCGGCGAAGCCCGGCTGCGCTGTCAGATCAGTGCCGGCCACGATTTCGCCGACATCGACTTTGCGCTCACGGCGATCCGGCGCGTGGCGGAGAAGTTCCCCGCGGCCCGGCACGCGTAG
- a CDS encoding sigma-70 family RNA polymerase sigma factor, protein MNRSAHENEPSDAELVRRAQRGLSAAFGTLVERYQERIYNTCYRMCHNHADAQDLTQSAFVRALEALDQFAGRSNFYTWLFRIAMNLTLSHRRQTLRRTATLLGAGGAARADEEQTAVSRGLEQAETEARVAGALALLDAEFRAAVILKDLEDMDYATIAEVLEVPVGTVKSRIHRGRLQLRELLSPERDTVDRARA, encoded by the coding sequence GTGAATCGATCCGCGCATGAAAACGAACCCAGCGACGCCGAGCTGGTGCGACGGGCACAACGCGGACTGTCTGCCGCGTTCGGTACGCTGGTCGAGCGTTACCAGGAGCGCATCTATAACACGTGTTATCGGATGTGTCACAACCACGCCGATGCACAGGACCTGACCCAATCGGCCTTTGTGCGAGCACTGGAGGCCCTGGACCAGTTTGCAGGACGATCGAACTTTTATACCTGGCTGTTTCGGATCGCCATGAACCTCACGCTTTCTCACCGCCGGCAGACGCTGCGACGCACCGCGACCTTGCTGGGCGCGGGCGGGGCAGCACGCGCGGACGAGGAGCAGACCGCTGTCTCCCGTGGCCTGGAGCAGGCGGAAACCGAAGCCCGGGTGGCCGGGGCCCTGGCGCTGCTCGATGCGGAGTTTCGCGCCGCGGTGATCCTGAAGGACCTCGAAGATATGGACTACGCAACCATCGCCGAAGTACTGGAAGTTCCGGTGGGCACGGTGAAGAGCCGGATCCACCGCGGACGACTCCAGCTCCGCGAGTTGCTCAGCCCGGAAAGGGATACCGTTGACCGCGCGCGAGCATGA